GAAGAACAAAAGAGCCGCCAGTACCATGGCCGGTGGTGCAGTGCTCGGACCGTTTCTCGGGGTGTGGCTTTCTCTGGTGGCTGTTAAATATGCTTATGTTGGAATTGCATCAACACTTATGTCCCTGCCGCCGATAATCCTCATACCGGTCTCCCACTGGGTCTTCAAAGAAAAGATAACGTTCGGTGCGATTTTGGGAACCGTCATTGCGGTGGCGGGTGTGGCGATGATATTCTTGCTGTAATTGTTTCTATATAAATCGGAAACAACCATTTTCATTTCCGCGCTTTGATTACAACAAATGACCCTTCACCATAGCCTTCTTTTATCGGCTCAATATCTCCTATATCAGCCAAATTATGAAAAACAGTTTGAGAAAAATTGAAACCCTTGAAACCCGTTCTCTTCAGGTTAGAAACAACCTCATCAACAGAATAGAAAGTAGCTATACGGTAAAATGGATTTTCCTTCTTATGTCGTTGATATAATCCACCGATTGGACTCTCTTTATCAACAAATCCGATTACGAAAAAACCATCAGGTTTCAATACTCGACAGGTTTCCTGAAAAGATACCTCGATATCATCCACAAAACAGATAGTAGTTATCATCAACACAAAATCGAATTGTGAATCTTTAAAAGGTAGATTTTCAGCCACTCCGGCGATGACCTCAATCCCCCTTTTTTGGGCGATCTTAATCATCTCTTTTGATGGTTCAAGTCCCATCTTAATACCCAACGGCTCGGCGAATCGACCACTTCCCACGCCGATTTCAATACCATTGTCACTTTCTGGCAATTGTTCTCTTATCGCACGAAGTTCTGATTCAAAAACAAATCTGTTCTTCTCGAACCATTCTTCATATTGAAGGGTATGCTCATC
The sequence above is drawn from the candidate division WOR-3 bacterium genome and encodes:
- a CDS encoding class I SAM-dependent methyltransferase, producing MAKTRPFDEHTLQYEEWFEKNRFVFESELRAIREQLPESDNGIEIGVGSGRFAEPLGIKMGLEPSKEMIKIAQKRGIEVIAGVAENLPFKDSQFDFVLMITTICFVDDIEVSFQETCRVLKPDGFFVIGFVDKESPIGGLYQRHKKENPFYRIATFYSVDEVVSNLKRTGFKGFNFSQTVFHNLADIGDIEPIKEGYGEGSFVVIKARK